The Seriola aureovittata isolate HTS-2021-v1 ecotype China chromosome 12, ASM2101889v1, whole genome shotgun sequence genome window below encodes:
- the LOC130178515 gene encoding mitochondrial fission factor homolog A-like isoform X2 — protein sequence MSGPTFTSPTAEAAEMNRIHYELEYTEGISQRMRIPETLKVASDSQAGSLSLQQPLLTHTTLMQVPERIVVAGDDGDARFARPRDLDLIQSVPPADLLNMKAPPRILTLSEQPLDSLETDPTASSQSNPSQAHFHARSRRERSASENISGRHSSQISRCDISVTPSPSAPPVRLCPPLCSPEDASINLFTAAGFLSYIQSTTRRAYQQVLEVLDDSHRRTHLDLALDINPDESGLVDASSLRRQIVKLNRRLQLLEEENKERSKREVILYSATVAFWLINTWIWFRR from the exons ATGAGTGGGCCAACCTTCACCTCCCCCACTGCAGAGGCGGCTGAGATGAACCGCATCCATTATGAGTTGGAGTACACCGAAGGCATCAGCCAACGCATGCGAATCCCCGAGACCCTCAAGGTGGCCTCTGACAGCCAAGCAGGGTCCCTGTCCCTTCAGCAGCCACTGCTCACTCACACGACCCTGATGCAGGTTCCTGAGAGGATTGTTGTTGCAG GTGATGATGGGGACGCTCGATTTGCTCGTCCAAGAGACTTGGACCTGATTCAGTCTGTCCCTCCTGCGGACCTCCTGAACATGAAGGCCCCGCCACGAATCCTCACCCTTTCAGAGCAGCCACTGGACTCCCTCGAGACTGACCCAACTGCCTCTTCACAGAGCAATCCCAGCCAG GCCCACTTTCATGCTCGGTCTCGAAGAGAGCGCAGTGCGAGCGAGAACATTTCTGGTCGCCACAGCAGTCAGATCAGCAGATGTGATATAAG TGTAACCCCTTCCCCTTCTGCCCCCCCGGTCCGCTTGTGTCCCCCCCTCTGTTCCCCCGAAGATGCGAGCATCAACCTGTTCACAGCCGCAGGGTTCCTGTCTTACATTCAGTCAACGACACGGCGAGCGTACCAGCAGGTTCTTGAGGTCCTGGATGACAGTCACCGCAG GACGCACCTGGACTTGGCCCTGGATATAAACCCTGATGAGTCTGGCTTGGTAGACGCTTCCTCACTACGACGACAG ATTGTGAAGCTGAACCGGcgcctgcagctgctggaggaagaaaacaaagagcgCTCAAAGCGAGAGGTGATCCTGTATTCTGCTACTGTGGCGTTCTGGCTCATCAACACCTGGATCTGGTTCCGTCGCTGA
- the LOC130178515 gene encoding mitochondrial fission factor homolog A-like isoform X1, which yields MSGPTFTSPTAEAAEMNRIHYELEYTEGISQRMRIPETLKVASDSQAGSLSLQQPLLTHTTLMQVPERIVVAGDDGDARFARPRDLDLIQSVPPADLLNMKAPPRILTLSEQPLDSLETDPTASSQSNPSQVAHFHARSRRERSASENISGRHSSQISRCDISVTPSPSAPPVRLCPPLCSPEDASINLFTAAGFLSYIQSTTRRAYQQVLEVLDDSHRRTHLDLALDINPDESGLVDASSLRRQIVKLNRRLQLLEEENKERSKREVILYSATVAFWLINTWIWFRR from the exons ATGAGTGGGCCAACCTTCACCTCCCCCACTGCAGAGGCGGCTGAGATGAACCGCATCCATTATGAGTTGGAGTACACCGAAGGCATCAGCCAACGCATGCGAATCCCCGAGACCCTCAAGGTGGCCTCTGACAGCCAAGCAGGGTCCCTGTCCCTTCAGCAGCCACTGCTCACTCACACGACCCTGATGCAGGTTCCTGAGAGGATTGTTGTTGCAG GTGATGATGGGGACGCTCGATTTGCTCGTCCAAGAGACTTGGACCTGATTCAGTCTGTCCCTCCTGCGGACCTCCTGAACATGAAGGCCCCGCCACGAATCCTCACCCTTTCAGAGCAGCCACTGGACTCCCTCGAGACTGACCCAACTGCCTCTTCACAGAGCAATCCCAGCCAGGTG GCCCACTTTCATGCTCGGTCTCGAAGAGAGCGCAGTGCGAGCGAGAACATTTCTGGTCGCCACAGCAGTCAGATCAGCAGATGTGATATAAG TGTAACCCCTTCCCCTTCTGCCCCCCCGGTCCGCTTGTGTCCCCCCCTCTGTTCCCCCGAAGATGCGAGCATCAACCTGTTCACAGCCGCAGGGTTCCTGTCTTACATTCAGTCAACGACACGGCGAGCGTACCAGCAGGTTCTTGAGGTCCTGGATGACAGTCACCGCAG GACGCACCTGGACTTGGCCCTGGATATAAACCCTGATGAGTCTGGCTTGGTAGACGCTTCCTCACTACGACGACAG ATTGTGAAGCTGAACCGGcgcctgcagctgctggaggaagaaaacaaagagcgCTCAAAGCGAGAGGTGATCCTGTATTCTGCTACTGTGGCGTTCTGGCTCATCAACACCTGGATCTGGTTCCGTCGCTGA
- the stk25b gene encoding serine/threonine-protein kinase 25: MAHLRDMQNQNTRLDPEEYFTKQEKIGKGSFGEVYKGINNRTKEVVAIKIIDLEEAEDEIEDIQQEITVLSQCDSPFVTKYYGSYLKGTKLWIIMEYLGGGSALDLLRPGPLEETYIATILREILKGLEYLHSERKIHRDIKAANVLLSEQGDVKLADFGVAGQLTDTQIKRNTFVGTPFWMAPEVIKQSAYDFKADIWSLGITAIELAKGEPPNSDLHPMRVLFLIPKNTPPTLEGPYSKPFKEFVEACLNKDPRFRPTAKELLKHKFITRYTKKTAYLTELIDRFRRWKSEGHGEESSSDDSDMDADGDVDTCPMWTFPTVRPNSMNKLQKGYTHTDSESGDSVKRQPKSQCLSALVTPIFRELKEKRRASGGGVGAIEELENAFNLAEESCPGISDRLVTHMMERVCRFSLNGNTTPSSR, from the exons ATGGCACACCTTCGAGACATGCAAAACCAG AATACCCGGCTGGACCCCGAGGAGTACTTCACCAAGCAGGAAAAGATTGGGAAGGGTTCCTTCGGCGAGGTCTACAAAGGCATCAACAACCGCACAAAGGAGGTGGTGGCGATTAAAATTATAGAcctggaggaggcggaggatGAGATCGAAGACATTCAGCAGGAGATCACAGTGCTGAGCCAGTGTGACAGTCCTTTTGTTACCAAGTATTATGGATCATACCTGAAG ggGACCAAGCTGTGGATTATCATGGAGTATTTAGGTGGAGGATCTGCTTTGGATCTG CTCCGTCCAGGGCCTCTTGAAGAGACTTACATTGCTACTATACTGAGGGAAATACTAAAGGGGCTGGAGTATCTGCACTCGGAAAGGAAGATTCACAGAGATATCAAAG CTGCCAATGTGCTCTTGTCGGAGCAGGGCGACGTGAAGCTGGCAGATTTCGGGGTGGCAGGACAACTGACAGATACCCAGATTAAGAGGAACACATTTGTCGGCACACCTTTCTGGATGGCTCCAGAGGTTATCAAACAGTCAGCTTACGACTTCAAG GCTGATATCTGGTCCTTGGGCATCACTGCCATTGAGTTGGCTAAAGGGGAACCTCCCAACTCTGATCTTCACCCCATGAGGGTCCTCTTCCTCATCCCCAAAAACACTCCTCCCACCCTGGAGGGTCCTTACAGCAAACCCTTCAAAGAGTTTGTGGAGGCTTGTCTAAATAAAGACCCTCGTTTT AGGCCAACCGCCAAAGAGCTTCTGAAGCACAAGTTCATAACGCGTTACACCAAGAAGACGGCCTATCTGACAGAGCTGATCGACCGCTTCCGACGCTGGAAGTCAGAGGGACACGGGGAGGAATCCAGCTCTGATGACTCAGATAT GGATGCAGATGGTGACGTGGATACATGTCCCATGTGGACCTTCCCCACAGTCAGACCCAACTCTATGAACAAGTTACAGAagggctacacacacacagattcagag TCAGGAGATTCAGTGAAAAGACAACCCAAGTCCCAGTGCTTGTCTGCTTTGGTAACACCCATCTTCAGAGAG TTGAAGGAGAAGCGGCGGGCAAGTGGCGGAGGCGTAGGAGCCATCGAGGAGCTGGAGAACGCCTTCAACCTCGCCGAGGAGTCCTGTCCAGGCATCTCTGACCGCCTTGTCACACACATGATGGAGAGGGTGTGCAG GTTTTCTTTAAATGGTAACACCACCCCGTCTTCGCGGTGA
- the zgc:110269 gene encoding probable flap endonuclease 1 homolog, producing the protein MGITKLADLIRLDAHDAISHKDISDYTGKVIALDTSIVVNQFRAATPALSPLTGLFFRTLTFLEHGIKPVFVFDGKPPGEKAAVLEKRAETAGWRFPNRTGIASSQTKDCLQLLRLLGVPFIQAPGDAEAMCAWLVRAGTVDAVASEDMDSLPFGANILIRQLNAKKDSEVIEYSLPKLLQKLQISHEEFVDLCILLGCDYCDKIAGLGPRRALTLIQKHRTIENVVLNVNRKTHPVPLFWKYKEARKLFLDAPQIETPELIWTEPDEEALVKFLCHVKYVKEERVRSRMEKFRKTREEREKEKAAGCTKQTKMEDFFRVTRKRGQPVEAADSLSSNTKRPKSK; encoded by the exons ATGGGGATCACGAAGCTGGCAGATTTGATCCGCTTAGATGCTCACGATGCCATTTCTCATAAGGATATCAGTGACTACACAG GAAAAGTAATCGCACTGGATACCTCCATTGTTGTGAACCAGTTCCGTGCAGCGACACCTGCACTCAG CCCCCTGACAGGTCTCTTCTTCCGCACGCTCACCTTCTTGGAGCATGGCATAAAACCGGTCTTTGTGTTTGACGGAAAGCCTCCCGGGGAAAAGGCAGCTGTT CTTGAGAAGCGAGCTGAGACAGCTGGTTGGAGATTCCCTAACCGCACAGGCATAG CATCATCCCAAACCAAGGATTGTCTCCAACTCCTGAGGCTTCTCGGTGTACCGTTCATCCAG GCTCCAGGGGATGCTGAAGCAATGTGCGCCTGGCTGGTGAGAGCGGGGACTGTGGATGCGGTAGCATCAGAGGACATGGACTCACTGCCATTCGGAGCCAATATTCTTATTCGCCAGCTGAACGCCAAGAAGGACAG tGAAGTGATTGAATATTCTTTACCCAAGCTGTTGCAGAAACTCCAAATTAGTCATGAGGAG TTTGTTGACCTGTGTATTTTGTTGGGGTGCGACTACTGTGACAAGATAGCCGGTTTGGGTCCTAGAAGAGCTCTGACACTGATCCAGAAGCACCGCACTATTGAGAATGTGGTTTTGAATGTCAACAGAAAG ACCCATCCTGTGCCACTTTTCTGGAAATACAAAGAAGCACGGAAGTTATTCTTGGATGCACCACAGATTGAAACTCCTGAACTCATCTGGACTGAGCCAGATGAAGAAGCCTTGGTTAAGTTTCTCTGCCACGTCAAATACGTAAA ggAGGAGAGGGTCCGTAGTCGAATGGAGAAGTTCCGTAAGACACGGGAGGAAcgggaaaaggaaaaagcagcGGGATGTACTAAGCAAACAAAAATGGAGGACTTCTTTAGGGTTACCAGAAAGAGGGGGCAG CCTGTGGAAGCTGCAGACTCTTTAAGCAGCAACACAAAGAGACC